The following coding sequences lie in one Seriola aureovittata isolate HTS-2021-v1 ecotype China chromosome 5, ASM2101889v1, whole genome shotgun sequence genomic window:
- the adamtsl2 gene encoding ADAMTS-like protein 2 isoform X1, which produces MWISYKHVKLVSDVHESCSRLEMLINQSDLEKRKKAVGAQAARVTPAFCFFLTPLILPPSLSAATLLLLLAGEEEEEEEEKEEEEEEEGCRESTPYLPPFLSFFLPLSVSPSSLHSDSSTTHQHTTTHHCCHWHANTHIHIHTHTHTHTHTHSHTHTHTLSGILNTDRDALGLLQARMRVRSWEQCRETGVVLLGFLTLAVSVGNLSTRGLQEDGVASNSLEEELEVTTYWWGEWAKWTACTRTCGGGVMSQERHCLKQRKKVAAGKDNMTCTGTAKKYHLCNTKDCPPTGRSFREEQCWSFNSQLYNGRNYQWKPLYPDDYVHISSNPCDLHCTTTDGQRQLMVTARDGTSCKYSSYRGVCVDGKCEPIGCDGVLFSSNTLDKCGVCQGDGSSCSRVTGNFRRGATTLGYSFITQIPEGSWDIQIIERKKSADVLAVTDQAGNFFFNGAYKVDSPQNFHAAGTVFKYRRPMDVYETGIEYIVAKGPIDQAINILVWNQNGRTPYITYEYTVLRDSLPPIPPPPVYTGSDTSAGEVSVEMGTLLSPNGSIYDQAAPQGPLEPAGGDGQKGQETNEVYEETAAIDCDQDGAAAPKFTEGNSSHTGSTAKPPPAGGPLDPGPDSPNLIWRVLLDGRISPDELLINISTNQLLTGGDGLFSSELGPVDLSSLERDFGGNETLEYTLGRKRNDSGETVYQNKTVQSGGRSSGRSNRTRGNQRLYQKNLKLSAADMYRWKLSSQEPCSMTCSIGVSKSFVSCVRYDGVEVHDMYCDALTRPEPVHDFCIGRECQPRWEASSWSECSRTCGEGFQFRQVRCWKMLSPGLDSSVYSDLCTMADLERPVERRACKSPACGPQWEVAEWTECPAKCGRKAQVSRDVRCSDETRPCDPMTKPPNVKNCTGPPCERHWTVSEWGPCSGSCGQGKMLRHVYCKAPDGRVVPENQCSAENKPLAVHPCGERDCAPHWLSQDWERCNTTCGRGVKRRMVLCVGISGGKFQIFDDKACGGSEKPEDENTCFERPCFKWYTTPWSECTKTCGVGVRMRDVKCYQGRELVRGCDPLTKPVAKQTCTLQACPTEPPDESCQDRPSTNCLLALKVNLCSHWYYSKACCHSCRAVRPPPS; this is translated from the exons ATGTGGATATCATATAAACATGTCAAACTCGTGTCTGATGTCCACGAGAGCTGCAGTCGACTGGAGATGCTAATAAACCAGTCTGATctggagaagagaaaaaaagcagtcGGAGCGCAGGCGGCCAGGGTTActcctgctttttgtttttttctaactcCTCTGATCCTCCCACcttctctgtctgctgccactctgctgctcctgctggctggggaggaggaggaggaggaggaggagaaggaggaggaggaggaggaagagggatgCAGGGAGAGTACACCTtacctccctcccttcctctctttcttcctccctctctctgtctctccctcttcactCCACAGCGACAGCAGCACCACTcaccaacacaccacaacacaccactgCTGTCACTGgcacgctaacacacacatacacattcacacacacacacacactcacacacacacacactcacacacacacacacacacactgagtggcATCCTCAACACAGACCGAGACGCCCTTGGACTGCTGCAGGCGAG GATGAGGGTGAGGTCATGGGAACAATGCAGGGAGACGGGTGTGGTCCTGCTGGGTTTCCTGACGCTGGCGGTGTCTGTGGGGAACCTGTCCACCAGGGGGCTGCAG gaggacGGTGTGGCCTCCAACAGTCTGGAGGAGGAGCTAGAGGTGACCACGTACTGGTGGGGGGAGTGGGCCAAGTGGACAGCCTGCACTCGTacctgtggaggaggagtgatGTCACAGGAGAGACACTGCCTCAAACAGAG AAAGAAAGTCGCTGCTGGGAAGGACAACATGACCTGCACAGGAACTGCCAAGAAATATCACCTCTGCAACACTAAA GACTGTCCTCCCACAGGGCGGAGCTTCAGAGAGGAGCAGTGCTGGTCCTTCAACTCGCAGCTTTACAATGGGAGGAACTACCAGTGGAAACCTCTGTATCCTG ACGACTACGTTCACATCTCCAGTAACCCGTGCGACCTCCACTGCACCACGACGGACGGCCAGAGGCAGCTGATGGTGACGGCGCGGGATGGCACTTCCTGCAAGTACAGCAGCTACCGCGGCGTCTGCGTGGACGGTAAGTGCGAG CCAATCGGATGTGACGGGGTTCTGTTTTCCTCCAACACCTTGGATAAGTGCGGCGTGTGTCAGGGCGacggcagcagctgcagcagagtcaCGGGAAACTTCCGCCGCGGCGCCACGACGCTGG GTTACTCTTTCATCACTCAAATCCCCGAGGGATCATGGGACATCCAGATCATTGAGAGGAAGAAGTCGGCCGATGTTCTGG CTGTGACCGACCAGGCGGGAAACTTCTTCTTTAACGGCGCCTACAAGGTGGACAGTCCCCAGAACTTCCACGCCGCTGGAACCGTCTTCAAGTACCGCCGGCCCATGGACGTGTACGAGACCGGGATCGAGTACATCGTCGCCAAAGGCCCCATCGACCAGGCCATCAATATTCTG GTGTGGAACCAGAACGGTCGCACCCCGTACATCACCTACGAGTACACCGTCCTCCGGGACTCGCTGCCGcccatcccccctccccccgtcTACACCGGGTCCGACACCTCAGCCGGTGAAGTGTCCGTGGAGATGGGGACTCTGCTGTCCCCTAACGGCAGTATCTACGACCAGGCGGCCCCTCAGGGCCCGCTGGAGCCGGCGGGTGGAGACGGGCAGAAGGGCCAAGAGACCAATGAGGTGTATGAGGAGACGGCGGCCATCGACTGCGACCAGGACGGAGCGGCTGCCCCAAAATTTACAG AAGGAAACAGCAGTCACACAGGCAGCACGGCCAAACCCCCCCCTGCTGGTGGACCCCTGGATCCAGGGCCGGACTCCCCGAACCTGATCTGGAGGGTCCTGCTGGACGGTCGGATCAGCCCCGACGAGCTGCTCATCAACATCTCGACCAATCAGCTGCTGACGGGGGGAGACGGCTTGTTCTCGTCGGAGCTGGGGCCGGTGGACCTGAGCAGCCTGGAGCGAGACTTCGGCGGGAACGAGACGCTGGAGTACACGCTGGGCCGCAAACGCAACGACAGCGGAGAGACCGTCTACCAGAACAAGACGGTGCAGAGCGGCGGGAGGAGCTCGGGCCGCTCCAACAGAACCAG GGGGAATCAGAGGCTCTACCAGAAGAACCTGAAACTGAGCGCTGCAGACATGTATCGCTGGAAACTTTCGTCTCAGGAGCCCTGCAGCATGACGTGCTCCATAg GTGTGTCAAAGTCCTTCGTCTCGTGTGTTCGATACGACGGCGTGGAGGTGCACGACATGTACTGCGACGCTCTGACCAGACCGGAGCCCGTCCACGACTTCTGTATCGGCAGAGAGTGTCAGCCCAG GTGGGAGGCGAGCAGCTGGAGCGAGTGCTCCAGGACCTGCGGGGAGGGGTTCCAGTTTCGTCAGGTGCGCTGTTGGAAGATGCTCTCTCCGGGCCTGGACAGCTCCGTCTACAGCGACCTCTGCACCATGGCCGACCTGGAGAGACCCGTGGAGAGACGGGCCTGCAAAAGCCCCGCCTGCGGCCCGCAGTGGGAGGTGGCCGAGTGGACCGAG TGTCCTGCAAAATGTGGCCGCAAAGCCCAGGTGAGCCGCGACGTCCGCTGCTCCGACGAGACCCGACCGTGTGACCCGATGACCAAACCACCCAACGTCAAAAACTGCACCGGTCCGCCCTGCGAACGCCACTGGACTGTGTCTGAGTGGGGGCCC TGCTCGGGGTCGTGCGGCCAGGGGAAGATGCTGCGTCACGTGTACTGCAAGGCTCCGGACGGCCGCGTGGTCCCTGAGAACCAGTGCTCTGCGGAGAACAAGCCGCTGGCCGTCCACCCCTGTGGGGAGAGGGACTGCGCTCCACACTGGCTGAGCCAAGACTGGGAGAGG TGTAACACGACCTGCGGTCGCGGCGTGAAGCGGAGGATGGTCCTGTGCGTCGGCATCAGCGGAGGAAAGTTCCAGATCTTTGATGACAAAGCGTGCGGAGGCAGCGAGAAGCCAGAGGATGAAAACACCTGCTTCGAGAGGCCGTGCTTCAAATGGTACACCACCCCCTGGTCCGAG TGCACGAAGACGTGCGGCGTGGGCGTGAGGATGAGGGACGTCAAGTGTTACCAGGGCAGAGAGCTGGTCCGAGGCTGCGACCCCCTCACCAAGCCGGTGGCCAAACAGACGTGCACCCTGCAGGCCTGCCCCACTGAGCCGCCAG ATGAGAGCTGCCAGGATCGTCCCTCCACCAACTGCCTGCTGGCCCTGAAGGTGAACCTGTGCAGCCACTGGTACTACAGCAAGGCCTGCTGCCACTCGTGCCGCGCCGTACGACCTCCACCCTCCTAG
- the adamtsl2 gene encoding ADAMTS-like protein 2 isoform X2, whose product MRVRSWEQCRETGVVLLGFLTLAVSVGNLSTRGLQEDGVASNSLEEELEVTTYWWGEWAKWTACTRTCGGGVMSQERHCLKQRKKVAAGKDNMTCTGTAKKYHLCNTKDCPPTGRSFREEQCWSFNSQLYNGRNYQWKPLYPDDYVHISSNPCDLHCTTTDGQRQLMVTARDGTSCKYSSYRGVCVDGKCEPIGCDGVLFSSNTLDKCGVCQGDGSSCSRVTGNFRRGATTLGYSFITQIPEGSWDIQIIERKKSADVLAVTDQAGNFFFNGAYKVDSPQNFHAAGTVFKYRRPMDVYETGIEYIVAKGPIDQAINILVWNQNGRTPYITYEYTVLRDSLPPIPPPPVYTGSDTSAGEVSVEMGTLLSPNGSIYDQAAPQGPLEPAGGDGQKGQETNEVYEETAAIDCDQDGAAAPKFTEGNSSHTGSTAKPPPAGGPLDPGPDSPNLIWRVLLDGRISPDELLINISTNQLLTGGDGLFSSELGPVDLSSLERDFGGNETLEYTLGRKRNDSGETVYQNKTVQSGGRSSGRSNRTRGNQRLYQKNLKLSAADMYRWKLSSQEPCSMTCSIGVSKSFVSCVRYDGVEVHDMYCDALTRPEPVHDFCIGRECQPRWEASSWSECSRTCGEGFQFRQVRCWKMLSPGLDSSVYSDLCTMADLERPVERRACKSPACGPQWEVAEWTECPAKCGRKAQVSRDVRCSDETRPCDPMTKPPNVKNCTGPPCERHWTVSEWGPCSGSCGQGKMLRHVYCKAPDGRVVPENQCSAENKPLAVHPCGERDCAPHWLSQDWERCNTTCGRGVKRRMVLCVGISGGKFQIFDDKACGGSEKPEDENTCFERPCFKWYTTPWSECTKTCGVGVRMRDVKCYQGRELVRGCDPLTKPVAKQTCTLQACPTEPPDESCQDRPSTNCLLALKVNLCSHWYYSKACCHSCRAVRPPPS is encoded by the exons ATGAGGGTGAGGTCATGGGAACAATGCAGGGAGACGGGTGTGGTCCTGCTGGGTTTCCTGACGCTGGCGGTGTCTGTGGGGAACCTGTCCACCAGGGGGCTGCAG gaggacGGTGTGGCCTCCAACAGTCTGGAGGAGGAGCTAGAGGTGACCACGTACTGGTGGGGGGAGTGGGCCAAGTGGACAGCCTGCACTCGTacctgtggaggaggagtgatGTCACAGGAGAGACACTGCCTCAAACAGAG AAAGAAAGTCGCTGCTGGGAAGGACAACATGACCTGCACAGGAACTGCCAAGAAATATCACCTCTGCAACACTAAA GACTGTCCTCCCACAGGGCGGAGCTTCAGAGAGGAGCAGTGCTGGTCCTTCAACTCGCAGCTTTACAATGGGAGGAACTACCAGTGGAAACCTCTGTATCCTG ACGACTACGTTCACATCTCCAGTAACCCGTGCGACCTCCACTGCACCACGACGGACGGCCAGAGGCAGCTGATGGTGACGGCGCGGGATGGCACTTCCTGCAAGTACAGCAGCTACCGCGGCGTCTGCGTGGACGGTAAGTGCGAG CCAATCGGATGTGACGGGGTTCTGTTTTCCTCCAACACCTTGGATAAGTGCGGCGTGTGTCAGGGCGacggcagcagctgcagcagagtcaCGGGAAACTTCCGCCGCGGCGCCACGACGCTGG GTTACTCTTTCATCACTCAAATCCCCGAGGGATCATGGGACATCCAGATCATTGAGAGGAAGAAGTCGGCCGATGTTCTGG CTGTGACCGACCAGGCGGGAAACTTCTTCTTTAACGGCGCCTACAAGGTGGACAGTCCCCAGAACTTCCACGCCGCTGGAACCGTCTTCAAGTACCGCCGGCCCATGGACGTGTACGAGACCGGGATCGAGTACATCGTCGCCAAAGGCCCCATCGACCAGGCCATCAATATTCTG GTGTGGAACCAGAACGGTCGCACCCCGTACATCACCTACGAGTACACCGTCCTCCGGGACTCGCTGCCGcccatcccccctccccccgtcTACACCGGGTCCGACACCTCAGCCGGTGAAGTGTCCGTGGAGATGGGGACTCTGCTGTCCCCTAACGGCAGTATCTACGACCAGGCGGCCCCTCAGGGCCCGCTGGAGCCGGCGGGTGGAGACGGGCAGAAGGGCCAAGAGACCAATGAGGTGTATGAGGAGACGGCGGCCATCGACTGCGACCAGGACGGAGCGGCTGCCCCAAAATTTACAG AAGGAAACAGCAGTCACACAGGCAGCACGGCCAAACCCCCCCCTGCTGGTGGACCCCTGGATCCAGGGCCGGACTCCCCGAACCTGATCTGGAGGGTCCTGCTGGACGGTCGGATCAGCCCCGACGAGCTGCTCATCAACATCTCGACCAATCAGCTGCTGACGGGGGGAGACGGCTTGTTCTCGTCGGAGCTGGGGCCGGTGGACCTGAGCAGCCTGGAGCGAGACTTCGGCGGGAACGAGACGCTGGAGTACACGCTGGGCCGCAAACGCAACGACAGCGGAGAGACCGTCTACCAGAACAAGACGGTGCAGAGCGGCGGGAGGAGCTCGGGCCGCTCCAACAGAACCAG GGGGAATCAGAGGCTCTACCAGAAGAACCTGAAACTGAGCGCTGCAGACATGTATCGCTGGAAACTTTCGTCTCAGGAGCCCTGCAGCATGACGTGCTCCATAg GTGTGTCAAAGTCCTTCGTCTCGTGTGTTCGATACGACGGCGTGGAGGTGCACGACATGTACTGCGACGCTCTGACCAGACCGGAGCCCGTCCACGACTTCTGTATCGGCAGAGAGTGTCAGCCCAG GTGGGAGGCGAGCAGCTGGAGCGAGTGCTCCAGGACCTGCGGGGAGGGGTTCCAGTTTCGTCAGGTGCGCTGTTGGAAGATGCTCTCTCCGGGCCTGGACAGCTCCGTCTACAGCGACCTCTGCACCATGGCCGACCTGGAGAGACCCGTGGAGAGACGGGCCTGCAAAAGCCCCGCCTGCGGCCCGCAGTGGGAGGTGGCCGAGTGGACCGAG TGTCCTGCAAAATGTGGCCGCAAAGCCCAGGTGAGCCGCGACGTCCGCTGCTCCGACGAGACCCGACCGTGTGACCCGATGACCAAACCACCCAACGTCAAAAACTGCACCGGTCCGCCCTGCGAACGCCACTGGACTGTGTCTGAGTGGGGGCCC TGCTCGGGGTCGTGCGGCCAGGGGAAGATGCTGCGTCACGTGTACTGCAAGGCTCCGGACGGCCGCGTGGTCCCTGAGAACCAGTGCTCTGCGGAGAACAAGCCGCTGGCCGTCCACCCCTGTGGGGAGAGGGACTGCGCTCCACACTGGCTGAGCCAAGACTGGGAGAGG TGTAACACGACCTGCGGTCGCGGCGTGAAGCGGAGGATGGTCCTGTGCGTCGGCATCAGCGGAGGAAAGTTCCAGATCTTTGATGACAAAGCGTGCGGAGGCAGCGAGAAGCCAGAGGATGAAAACACCTGCTTCGAGAGGCCGTGCTTCAAATGGTACACCACCCCCTGGTCCGAG TGCACGAAGACGTGCGGCGTGGGCGTGAGGATGAGGGACGTCAAGTGTTACCAGGGCAGAGAGCTGGTCCGAGGCTGCGACCCCCTCACCAAGCCGGTGGCCAAACAGACGTGCACCCTGCAGGCCTGCCCCACTGAGCCGCCAG ATGAGAGCTGCCAGGATCGTCCCTCCACCAACTGCCTGCTGGCCCTGAAGGTGAACCTGTGCAGCCACTGGTACTACAGCAAGGCCTGCTGCCACTCGTGCCGCGCCGTACGACCTCCACCCTCCTAG
- the adamtsl2 gene encoding ADAMTS-like protein 2 isoform X3 — translation MALPASTAATAASAWTPIGCDGVLFSSNTLDKCGVCQGDGSSCSRVTGNFRRGATTLGYSFITQIPEGSWDIQIIERKKSADVLAVTDQAGNFFFNGAYKVDSPQNFHAAGTVFKYRRPMDVYETGIEYIVAKGPIDQAINILVWNQNGRTPYITYEYTVLRDSLPPIPPPPVYTGSDTSAGEVSVEMGTLLSPNGSIYDQAAPQGPLEPAGGDGQKGQETNEVYEETAAIDCDQDGAAAPKFTEGNSSHTGSTAKPPPAGGPLDPGPDSPNLIWRVLLDGRISPDELLINISTNQLLTGGDGLFSSELGPVDLSSLERDFGGNETLEYTLGRKRNDSGETVYQNKTVQSGGRSSGRSNRTRGNQRLYQKNLKLSAADMYRWKLSSQEPCSMTCSIGVSKSFVSCVRYDGVEVHDMYCDALTRPEPVHDFCIGRECQPRWEASSWSECSRTCGEGFQFRQVRCWKMLSPGLDSSVYSDLCTMADLERPVERRACKSPACGPQWEVAEWTECPAKCGRKAQVSRDVRCSDETRPCDPMTKPPNVKNCTGPPCERHWTVSEWGPCSGSCGQGKMLRHVYCKAPDGRVVPENQCSAENKPLAVHPCGERDCAPHWLSQDWERCNTTCGRGVKRRMVLCVGISGGKFQIFDDKACGGSEKPEDENTCFERPCFKWYTTPWSECTKTCGVGVRMRDVKCYQGRELVRGCDPLTKPVAKQTCTLQACPTEPPDESCQDRPSTNCLLALKVNLCSHWYYSKACCHSCRAVRPPPS, via the exons ATGGCACTTCCTGCAAGTACAGCAGCTACCGCGGCGTCTGCGTGGACG CCAATCGGATGTGACGGGGTTCTGTTTTCCTCCAACACCTTGGATAAGTGCGGCGTGTGTCAGGGCGacggcagcagctgcagcagagtcaCGGGAAACTTCCGCCGCGGCGCCACGACGCTGG GTTACTCTTTCATCACTCAAATCCCCGAGGGATCATGGGACATCCAGATCATTGAGAGGAAGAAGTCGGCCGATGTTCTGG CTGTGACCGACCAGGCGGGAAACTTCTTCTTTAACGGCGCCTACAAGGTGGACAGTCCCCAGAACTTCCACGCCGCTGGAACCGTCTTCAAGTACCGCCGGCCCATGGACGTGTACGAGACCGGGATCGAGTACATCGTCGCCAAAGGCCCCATCGACCAGGCCATCAATATTCTG GTGTGGAACCAGAACGGTCGCACCCCGTACATCACCTACGAGTACACCGTCCTCCGGGACTCGCTGCCGcccatcccccctccccccgtcTACACCGGGTCCGACACCTCAGCCGGTGAAGTGTCCGTGGAGATGGGGACTCTGCTGTCCCCTAACGGCAGTATCTACGACCAGGCGGCCCCTCAGGGCCCGCTGGAGCCGGCGGGTGGAGACGGGCAGAAGGGCCAAGAGACCAATGAGGTGTATGAGGAGACGGCGGCCATCGACTGCGACCAGGACGGAGCGGCTGCCCCAAAATTTACAG AAGGAAACAGCAGTCACACAGGCAGCACGGCCAAACCCCCCCCTGCTGGTGGACCCCTGGATCCAGGGCCGGACTCCCCGAACCTGATCTGGAGGGTCCTGCTGGACGGTCGGATCAGCCCCGACGAGCTGCTCATCAACATCTCGACCAATCAGCTGCTGACGGGGGGAGACGGCTTGTTCTCGTCGGAGCTGGGGCCGGTGGACCTGAGCAGCCTGGAGCGAGACTTCGGCGGGAACGAGACGCTGGAGTACACGCTGGGCCGCAAACGCAACGACAGCGGAGAGACCGTCTACCAGAACAAGACGGTGCAGAGCGGCGGGAGGAGCTCGGGCCGCTCCAACAGAACCAG GGGGAATCAGAGGCTCTACCAGAAGAACCTGAAACTGAGCGCTGCAGACATGTATCGCTGGAAACTTTCGTCTCAGGAGCCCTGCAGCATGACGTGCTCCATAg GTGTGTCAAAGTCCTTCGTCTCGTGTGTTCGATACGACGGCGTGGAGGTGCACGACATGTACTGCGACGCTCTGACCAGACCGGAGCCCGTCCACGACTTCTGTATCGGCAGAGAGTGTCAGCCCAG GTGGGAGGCGAGCAGCTGGAGCGAGTGCTCCAGGACCTGCGGGGAGGGGTTCCAGTTTCGTCAGGTGCGCTGTTGGAAGATGCTCTCTCCGGGCCTGGACAGCTCCGTCTACAGCGACCTCTGCACCATGGCCGACCTGGAGAGACCCGTGGAGAGACGGGCCTGCAAAAGCCCCGCCTGCGGCCCGCAGTGGGAGGTGGCCGAGTGGACCGAG TGTCCTGCAAAATGTGGCCGCAAAGCCCAGGTGAGCCGCGACGTCCGCTGCTCCGACGAGACCCGACCGTGTGACCCGATGACCAAACCACCCAACGTCAAAAACTGCACCGGTCCGCCCTGCGAACGCCACTGGACTGTGTCTGAGTGGGGGCCC TGCTCGGGGTCGTGCGGCCAGGGGAAGATGCTGCGTCACGTGTACTGCAAGGCTCCGGACGGCCGCGTGGTCCCTGAGAACCAGTGCTCTGCGGAGAACAAGCCGCTGGCCGTCCACCCCTGTGGGGAGAGGGACTGCGCTCCACACTGGCTGAGCCAAGACTGGGAGAGG TGTAACACGACCTGCGGTCGCGGCGTGAAGCGGAGGATGGTCCTGTGCGTCGGCATCAGCGGAGGAAAGTTCCAGATCTTTGATGACAAAGCGTGCGGAGGCAGCGAGAAGCCAGAGGATGAAAACACCTGCTTCGAGAGGCCGTGCTTCAAATGGTACACCACCCCCTGGTCCGAG TGCACGAAGACGTGCGGCGTGGGCGTGAGGATGAGGGACGTCAAGTGTTACCAGGGCAGAGAGCTGGTCCGAGGCTGCGACCCCCTCACCAAGCCGGTGGCCAAACAGACGTGCACCCTGCAGGCCTGCCCCACTGAGCCGCCAG ATGAGAGCTGCCAGGATCGTCCCTCCACCAACTGCCTGCTGGCCCTGAAGGTGAACCTGTGCAGCCACTGGTACTACAGCAAGGCCTGCTGCCACTCGTGCCGCGCCGTACGACCTCCACCCTCCTAG